A segment of the Propionimicrobium sp. PCR01-08-3 genome:
ACCACACCGGTTCGCACTGCGGGCACCTTCATTTGGGAGCGCGTTACTACCGAGAAGGGCGACGGCACTTCTTCGGTTTCGGCGCCGGTGCTTCTGACGGGCAACGCGGGCGCCCCTGGCGATGATGGGGCTCCGGGGCGCGGGATCGTTTCCTCGGCGGTGGCCTATCAGGCCTCAACCTCAGGCACTGTTGTGCCCTCTGGCACCTGGCAGACCGTGATCCCGGCTGTCGGCGCCTCGCAATTCTTGTGGACACGCACCATCATCACCTACACGGACAACTCCACGACGAACAGTTACTCAGTCGGGAAGATCGGTTCAGATGGAGCTCCAGGTACTCCAGGTACTCCGGGGGCTCCGGGAGCTCCGGGTAAAGACGGAGCTGGAGTGTCCTCCATCACGCCCTACTACATCCTGACAGGTGCTGGAGCTGGGGCCCCGGCAAAGCCCACGGCCAATCCTCCGGGAGGCTCTTGGACGATCACGGAGCCTGCCTACACCACAAGCACAGCTTTGTGGTCCGCACCCCTCACAGTGAAGACGGACGGAACGTTCAGCTGGGGAGATGTGAGCAAGGTCTCTTCTTACACTGCTGCAAGCCAGGCAATGGAGGTCGCCAACCTTGCGGATGCCTCAGCTAAGGGTTTGATCAAGTTCTCCACAACCGACCCTGGCCAAGCTGTTGGCCGGATCTGGGGAGTCACCAACTCATCCGGTCAGCTCATTGGGCTGAAGTATTCCAACGGGACTGCTTGGTCGAGCTACACCATCATGGCTGATCAGATCCTTGTTCCTGGCAGCGCCGGTACGGTATCCATTGCCGATGGGGCTATCACGGCCCCCAAGGTGACCGCAAGTGAAGCTCTACTGGAAAAGCTATTGGTGCGCAAGATTACTGCAGGCGAGATCGACGTGCAAGACCTGCTGCTGTCGGGGCAATTCAAAACCGCTGGTTTCGATGAGGGTCAAGGCGTCCTCATCGACCAGGGTGGCGTGGTGGCGAAGGGGACGGACGCCGACGGCAACGAGAGTTTGGCGATTCTCGGTTCGGACGGCGCCCTCACCGCGGTCGGAGCTAATCTGGTCGGCGGCTCTCTGACGATCAATGCGGAGGACGGCGACGCCACACACTTCGAGGAGGGTTTCGAGTCTGGGGTAATATCCACCGCGTTCAAGCAGCCTAATCGTTGGCTGGAGGTAATTGAGTCGGGATTCTCGGCACCAGGAGTTAGCTCAACAGCACATACTGGCACCAAAAGCCTTACCATGAGCCACAAGCGCACGGTAGGCAATTCCCTCGGGTCGGGGTCATATATTCGGAATGAATCCAAGATTCAAATCGAACTGACCGGTCTCAACTCGTCCCTATCTTCTTATCTCTTGTCTTTCTGGCTATATATTCCGAACTATAAGACGTATGGGGATTTAAGGGCTGTTGAGTCAAAGATTCAGGTGCTGAATTGGAGCCAAGAGTCAGGCAATTTCTATTACCCGTCTACCTCGCTGAGTTTGAGTGGCAGTAGTCTCAGTGATCTTGGCACCGGTTGGGTCCATATCGAGAATGTAAAACTCGTGGCCGCCAACACCCTCCGGGTGATCATCAAAGCCGAATTAAG
Coding sequences within it:
- a CDS encoding collagen-like protein; its protein translation is MVQRVNLNPDTREVARRLASRISKAQAKQTAPAGVKDLGKRGDMVWTVPTGQVDADGNEIVIDRTVKNEAERLTVVSEKAEQIASEVATITDDVQAAQSAADQAAQDALRALQEGIVQVVTEWAVSSSETTAPTTGWSTTTPVRTAGTFIWERVTTEKGDGTSSVSAPVLLTGNAGAPGDDGAPGRGIVSSAVAYQASTSGTVVPSGTWQTVIPAVGASQFLWTRTIITYTDNSTTNSYSVGKIGSDGAPGTPGTPGAPGAPGKDGAGVSSITPYYILTGAGAGAPAKPTANPPGGSWTITEPAYTTSTALWSAPLTVKTDGTFSWGDVSKVSSYTAASQAMEVANLADASAKGLIKFSTTDPGQAVGRIWGVTNSSGQLIGLKYSNGTAWSSYTIMADQILVPGSAGTVSIADGAITAPKVTASEALLEKLLVRKITAGEIDVQDLLLSGQFKTAGFDEGQGVLIDQGGVVAKGTDADGNESLAILGSDGALTAVGANLVGGSLTINAEDGDATHFEEGFESGVISTAFKQPNRWLEVIESGFSAPGVSSTAHTGTKSLTMSHKRTVGNSLGSGSYIRNESKIQIELTGLNSSLSSYLLSFWLYIPNYKTYGDLRAVESKIQVLNWSQESGNFYYPSTSLSLSGSSLSDLGTGWVHIENVKLVAANTLRVIIKAELSLDNTSTPALPCYLDDVVIDGNFGQSSVRISSADGANIVWTDEVGAQIGKLGVNPALGTIKMTTPRLDTSQDVGLGGKLYIGNNSSMLFASPSQVGDLPDGTDLNYKTERGWFVTTENPVGIANSPVSGGFMLRVELLSPTTFITPRSGFLQTLVTPDGVTYIRSKKLTEWGKWGIVAANLTDWKIVPSAVGIFVEDIQVCKTGNLVSLRGRSPSRTWAAGWTKVGTIPAGYRPAAGHQVAVDVCENFGNIGCNAAIFPDDDNSLYVWTGGGTGTLVFGGSWIAEA